A single window of Vigna unguiculata cultivar IT97K-499-35 chromosome 1, ASM411807v1, whole genome shotgun sequence DNA harbors:
- the LOC114187604 gene encoding probable polygalacturonase isoform X1: protein MTTPSTLAEVVLVLALLSCSPGIVWGNTLCQQTNDEVRPHSVSITEFGAVGDGVTLNTKAFQNAIFYLNSFADKGGAKLFVPAGRWLTGSFDLISHLTLWLDKDAVILGSTNPEDWPVVDPLPSYGRGRELPGRRHKSLIYGRNLTDVIITGNNGTIDGQGSIWWSMFRNKTLDNTRPHLIELMNSTGVLISNLTFLNSPFWTVHPVYCSHVTVQKVAIFAPLDSPNTDGIDPDSSDNVCIEDCYISTGDDLIAIKSGWDEYGIAYDRPCTNIIIHRLVGKTQTSAGIAIGSEMSGGVSEVHVEDVQFYDSHTAIRIKTSPGRGGYVRNIYVSNVTLTNVDIAIRFTGLYGEHPDDGYDPNAMPVIEKITIKDVVGENIKSAGLIEGIEGDNFVNVCLSNIVLNVSSNHPWNCSYVKGYSDLVLPEACEPLKERIFPEHCSDCYYMSNQIQSSKSQNRAGQRNLR, encoded by the exons ATGACCACACCTTCAACA CTCGCGGAAGTGGTTCTGGTACTTGCATTGCTCAGTTGCAGCCCGGGAATAGTATGGGGCAACACACTTTGCCAACAGACAAACGACGAGGTTCGACCTCACAGCGTCAGCATCACCGAATTTGGAGCAGTTGGCGATGGGGTCACTCTCAACACAAAAGCATTTCAAAATGCCATCTTCTACCTGAATTCCTTTGCTGACAAAGGTGGAGCCAAGCTTTTTGTCCCGGCTGGTCGGTGGTTAACCGGTAGTTTTGATCTCATCAGTCATCTCACTTTGTGGTTGGACAAGGATGCAGTAATTCTCGGATCAACG AACCCTGAAGATTGGCCAGTGGTTGATCCTCTACCGTCGTATGGAAGAGGAAGAGAGTTGCCAGGAAGAAGGCATAAAAGTCTCATTTATGGGCGCAATTTGACTGATGTGATCATAACAG GTAACAATGGAACTATCGATGGTCAAGGGAGTATCTGGTGGAGCATGTTTAGGAACAAAACTCTGGATAATACACGTCCCCATTTGATAGAATTGATGAACTCAACCGGGGTCCTCATTTCAAATTTGACCTTCCTGAATTCTCCATTTTGGACAGTCCATCCTGTGTATTGCAG CCATGTTACAGTTCAGAAAGTGGCGATCTTTGCTCCTCTTGATTCTCCAAATACTGATGGGATTGATCCGG ATTCTTCTGACAACGTTTGCATTGAGGACTGTTACATAAGCACTGGTGATGATCTGATTGCGATCAAGAGCGGGTGGGATGAGTATGGCATTGCATACGATCGCCCGTGCACAAACATTATCATCCACAGGCTTGTTGGTAAAACTCAAACGAGTGCAGGGATTGCAATAGGGAGTGAGATGTCTGGTGGTGTATCTGAAGTTCATGTAGAAGATGTTCAATTCTACGATTCACATACAGCAATCAGAATAAAGACTTCTCCTGGAAGGGGTGGTTATGTCAGAAACATCTATGTCTCAAACGTGACCTTGACTAATGTAGATATTGCTATTAGGTTCACTGGTTTATATGGGGAACATCCAGATGATGGTTATGACCCAAATGCTATGCCTGTAATAGAAAAGATTACAATAAAGGATGTGGTGGGAGAGAATATCAAAAGTGCAGGTCTTATAGAGGGTATAGAAGGTGACAATTTTGTGAACGTTTGCCTATCAAACATTGTCCTTAATGTGAGCTCAAACCATCCATGGAACTGCTCCTATGTTAAAGGATATTCCGACTTGGTTCTGCCAGAAGCTTGTGAGCCTCTCAAAGAAAGAATATTCCCAGAGCATTGTTCAGATTGTTACTATATGTCAAATCAAATTCAGAGTTCGAAAAGCCAAAACAGAG CAGGGCAAAGAAACTTGAGGTGA
- the LOC114164741 gene encoding LOW QUALITY PROTEIN: probable WRKY transcription factor 47 (The sequence of the model RefSeq protein was modified relative to this genomic sequence to represent the inferred CDS: deleted 2 bases in 1 codon), with amino-acid sequence MENRHHRELTFLSSGGDFLNPALDHATHNADPPIKEMDFFSSSPSSPATHKTNTTNRINHDHHNHVGHQDHTHRQGSPTQPVNTGLNLTCASTGVTKEENGENHEAELSSLESQLRRLQEENRKLRTVLDQITRSYAQLQAQLFITLQKQKLPQNTEAKEQKNADPAGVCRKLEVVNEASVCDEKTDGEVSVCRSNNVEVLSKTDDDEAPQLTKLNLGKQAFDAAEDVLDRSSSQSWGSSRLEEQPKTAEQVAADQVPLRKARVSVRARSEAPLISDGCQWRKYGQKMAKGNPCPRAYYRCTMAVGCPVRKQVQRCVEDKTVLITTYEGNHNHPLPPAATAMASTTSAAAAMLLSGSTASKEALTNSAGYYSSLPYASMATLSASAPFPTITLDLTQNTSAMHLHRLPPHATTFPLPLHASGGHHLLGHPLFFSQKLPPVASPLLHPRQPSSMVESVSAAIASDPNFTAALAAAISSIIGVPRGGDGNSNGTTGAIGSPQLPQSCTTFSTN; translated from the exons ATGGAGAACCGACACCACCGTGAATTGACCTTCTTAAGCTCCGGCGGCGACTTCCTCAACCCCGCTTTGGATCACGCAACCCACAACGCCGATCCTCCCATCAAAGAAATGGACTTCTTCTCCTCATCACCTTCATCTCCGGCTACTCATAAAACCAACACCACCAATCGTATCAACCATGATCATCACAACCATGTTGGACATCAAGATCACACTCATCGCCAAGGATCACCAACACAACCTGTCAAC ACCGGACTCAATTTAACTTGTGCAAGTACCGGAgtgacaaaagaagaaaatggtgaAAATCATGAGGCTGAG CTGAGTTCCCTTGAAAGTCAATTGCGGAGACTACAGGAAGAGAATCGCAAGTTGAGGACTGTGCTGGACCAGATTACCAGAAGCTATGCCCAACTACAAGCTCAGTTATTCATCACTCTGCAGAAACAAAAGCTTCCTCAG AATACGGAAGCAAAGGAACAAAAAAATGCGGACCCAGCTGGAGTATGCAGGAAGTTAGAGGTGGTGAATGAAGCATCGGTTTGTGATGAAAAGACTGATGGTGAGGTATCGGTTTGTCGCTCAAACAACGTTGAGGTATTGTCAAAGACAGATGACGATGAGGCTCCTCAATTGACTAAACTGAACCTCGGAAAACAGGCTTTC GATGCTGCAGAAGATGTTCTTGACCGGTCCTCCTCACAGAGCTGGGGCTCATCCAGGTTAGAAGAACAACCCAAAACTGCAGAACAAGTTGCTGCGGATCAGGTTCCTCTCAGGAAAGCCAGGGTTTCCGTACGAGCCAGATCAGAAGCTCCACTG ATCAGCGATGGTTGTCAGTGGAGGAAATATGGACAGAAAATGGCGAAGGGTAACCCTTGCCCTCGTGCTTACTATCGCTGCACTATGGCTGTAGGATGCCCAGTGCGCAAACAG GTGCAGAGATGCGTAGAAGACAAGACGGTGTTGATAACAACCTACGAAGGCAATCACAACCACCCTCTGCCACCAGCTGCCACTGCCATGGCAAGTACCACGTCAGCAGCCGCCGCCATGCTCCTCTCAGGTTCAACCGCCAGCAAGGAAGCCCTCACAAACTCTGCAGGATATTACTCTTCACTTCCCTACGCTTCAATGGCAACCCTATCAGCTTCAGCACCATTCCCAACCATTACTCTCGACCTGACCCAAAACACCAGCGCCATGCACCTCCACCGCCTACCACCCCATGCCACCACGTTCCCTCTTCCACTGCATGCTTCCGGTGGTCACCACCTTCTAGGCCACCCCTTGTTCTTCTCACAGAAGCTTCCACCTGTGGCATCACCCCTACTTCATCCACGACAACCTTCATCTATGGTCGAATCGGTTAGTGCAGCCATTGCTTCGGATCCAAACTTCACTGCAGCTTTGGCAGCAGCAATCTCCTCAATCATTGGAGTACCTAGAGGCGGTGATGGTAACAGCAATGGAACTACTGGTGCAATTGGGTCACCGCAGCTTCCTCAGTCATGCACTACTTTCTCCACCAACTAG
- the LOC114187604 gene encoding probable polygalacturonase isoform X2 — translation MTTPSTLAEVVLVLALLSCSPGIVWGNTLCQQTNDEVRPHSVSITEFGAVGDGVTLNTKAFQNAIFYLNSFADKGGAKLFVPAGRWLTGSFDLISHLTLWLDKDAVILGSTNPEDWPVVDPLPSYGRGRELPGRRHKSLIYGRNLTDVIITGNNGTIDGQGSIWWSMFRNKTLDNTRPHLIELMNSTGVLISNLTFLNSPFWTVHPVYCSHVTVQKVAIFAPLDSPNTDGIDPDSSDNVCIEDCYISTGDDLIAIKSGWDEYGIAYDRPCTNIIIHRLVGKTQTSAGIAIGSEMSGGVSEVHVEDVQFYDSHTAIRIKTSPGRGGYVRNIYVSNVTLTNVDIAIRFTGLYGEHPDDGYDPNAMPVIEKITIKDVVGENIKSAGLIEGIEGDNFVNVCLSNIVLNVSSNHPWNCSYVKGYSDLVLPEACEPLKERIFPEHCSDCYYMSNQIQSSKSQNRGQRNLR, via the exons ATGACCACACCTTCAACA CTCGCGGAAGTGGTTCTGGTACTTGCATTGCTCAGTTGCAGCCCGGGAATAGTATGGGGCAACACACTTTGCCAACAGACAAACGACGAGGTTCGACCTCACAGCGTCAGCATCACCGAATTTGGAGCAGTTGGCGATGGGGTCACTCTCAACACAAAAGCATTTCAAAATGCCATCTTCTACCTGAATTCCTTTGCTGACAAAGGTGGAGCCAAGCTTTTTGTCCCGGCTGGTCGGTGGTTAACCGGTAGTTTTGATCTCATCAGTCATCTCACTTTGTGGTTGGACAAGGATGCAGTAATTCTCGGATCAACG AACCCTGAAGATTGGCCAGTGGTTGATCCTCTACCGTCGTATGGAAGAGGAAGAGAGTTGCCAGGAAGAAGGCATAAAAGTCTCATTTATGGGCGCAATTTGACTGATGTGATCATAACAG GTAACAATGGAACTATCGATGGTCAAGGGAGTATCTGGTGGAGCATGTTTAGGAACAAAACTCTGGATAATACACGTCCCCATTTGATAGAATTGATGAACTCAACCGGGGTCCTCATTTCAAATTTGACCTTCCTGAATTCTCCATTTTGGACAGTCCATCCTGTGTATTGCAG CCATGTTACAGTTCAGAAAGTGGCGATCTTTGCTCCTCTTGATTCTCCAAATACTGATGGGATTGATCCGG ATTCTTCTGACAACGTTTGCATTGAGGACTGTTACATAAGCACTGGTGATGATCTGATTGCGATCAAGAGCGGGTGGGATGAGTATGGCATTGCATACGATCGCCCGTGCACAAACATTATCATCCACAGGCTTGTTGGTAAAACTCAAACGAGTGCAGGGATTGCAATAGGGAGTGAGATGTCTGGTGGTGTATCTGAAGTTCATGTAGAAGATGTTCAATTCTACGATTCACATACAGCAATCAGAATAAAGACTTCTCCTGGAAGGGGTGGTTATGTCAGAAACATCTATGTCTCAAACGTGACCTTGACTAATGTAGATATTGCTATTAGGTTCACTGGTTTATATGGGGAACATCCAGATGATGGTTATGACCCAAATGCTATGCCTGTAATAGAAAAGATTACAATAAAGGATGTGGTGGGAGAGAATATCAAAAGTGCAGGTCTTATAGAGGGTATAGAAGGTGACAATTTTGTGAACGTTTGCCTATCAAACATTGTCCTTAATGTGAGCTCAAACCATCCATGGAACTGCTCCTATGTTAAAGGATATTCCGACTTGGTTCTGCCAGAAGCTTGTGAGCCTCTCAAAGAAAGAATATTCCCAGAGCATTGTTCAGATTGTTACTATATGTCAAATCAAATTCAGAGTTCGAAAAGCCAAAACAGAG GGCAAAGAAACTTGAGGTGA